One window of Camelina sativa cultivar DH55 chromosome 4, Cs, whole genome shotgun sequence genomic DNA carries:
- the LOC104782038 gene encoding 1-(5-phosphoribosyl)-5-[(5-phosphoribosylamino)methylideneamino] imidazole-4-carboxamide isomerase, chloroplastic-like has translation MRTLTSQLYFNGGGLAWFQKKNQSSLFTNHLRLSKPLKVQVVVSAVQFRPCIDIHKGKVKQIVGSTLSDLKEDGSVLVTNFESDKTAEEYAKMYKEDELTGGHVIMLGADPLSQASAIGALHAYPGGLQVGGGINSENCLSYIKEGASHVIVTSYVFNNGKIDLERLKDLVNIVGKQRLILDLSCRKKDGRYAIVTDRWQKFSDVILDEKSLEFLGGFADEFLVHGVDVEGKKLGIDEELVALLGNYSPIPVTYAGGVTVMDDIERIKKAGKGRVDVTVGSALDIFGGNLPYKDVVAWHHKQLSLH, from the exons ATGAGAACTTTGACCTCCCAGTTATACTTCAATGGTGGTGGTCTCGCTTGGTtccagaagaagaatcagagctCTCTGTTTACCAATCATCTCAGACTCTCTAAACCATTAAAGGTTCAGGTGGTTGTATCTGCTGTTCAATTCAGACCTTGCATCGACATCCACAAG GGAAAAGTGAAACAAATAGTTGGATCTACACTTAGTGACTTGAAAGAAGATGGTTCTGTTCTCGTTACGAATTTTGAATCTGACAAGACTGCGGAAGAGTATGCGAAGATGTATAAAGAAGATGAGCTTACGGGTGGTCATGTGATAATGCTTGGAGCAGACCCTTTAAGCCAAGCTTCAGCTATTGGAGCATTACATGCTTATCCAG GCGGTTTGCAAGTTGGAGGTGGGATTAATTCAGAGAATTGCTTGAGTTACATAAAGGAAGGAGCAAGCCATGTCATTGTCACTTCG TATGTATTTAAcaatggaaagattgatctTGAAAGACTCAAAGATCTTGTAAACATCGTTGGGAAACAAAGACTGATATTGGACCTTAGCTGCAGAAAGAAG GATGGAAGATATGCAATTGTTACCGATAGATGGCAGAAGTTCAGCGACGTCATCCTTGATGAGAAATCACTGGAGTTTCTTGGAGGATTTGCAGATGAGTTTCTGGTACACGGCGTAGATGTTGAAGGAAAGAA GCTTGGGATCGATGAAGAGCTTGTAGCATTGCTTGGCAACTATTCTCCG ATTCCGGTGACTTATGCTGGAGGTGTGACGGTGATGGATGATATAGAGAGGATCAAGAAGGCAGGAAAGGGACGTGTGGATGTAACAGTGGGTAGCGCCTTAGACATATTCGGGGGAAATCTGCCATACAAAGACGTTGTCGCTTGGCATCACAAACAGCTCTCACTCCACTGA
- the LOC104782040 gene encoding cell division protein FtsZ homolog 2-1, chloroplastic — protein MATYVSPCFTPSDSRLLTVLRKNVLPENHLGRFNSFRTIESKKNRLVAASQKSESSPIRNSPRHFQSQAQDPFLNLHPEISMLRGEGVNNTIANPRKETSTTGPVTEDFEEPSAPSNYNEARIKVIGVGGGGSNAVNRMIESEMSGVEFWIVNTDIQAMRMSPVLPDNRLQIGKELTRGLGAGGNPEIGMNAARESKEVIEEALYGSDMVFVTAGMGGGTGTGAAPVIAGIAKAMGILTVGIATTPFSFEGRRRTVQAQEGLASLRDNVDTLIVIPNDKLLTAVSQSTPVTEAFNLADDILRQGVRGISDIITIPGLVNVDFADVRAIMANAGSSLMGIGTATGKSRARDAALNAIQSPLLDIGIERATGIVWNITGGSDLTLFEVNAAAEVIYDLVDPTANLIFGAVVDPALTGQVSITLIATGFKRQEEGEGRAAQMAQADAASVGATRRPSSSFRESGSVEIPEFLKKKGSSRYPRV, from the exons GTTTTACCAGAGAATCATTTAGGCAGGTTTAACTCTTTTAGAACGATTGAGAGTAAGAAAAACAGACTTGTCGCTGCTTCCCAGAAATCTGAATCTTCTCCAATCAGAAACTCTCCACGGCATTTCCAAAGCCAAGCTCAAGATCCTTTCTTGAACCTTCACCCGGAAATATCTATGCTTAGAGGTGAAGGAGTCAACAACACAATAGCCAATCCAAGAAAGGAAACGTCTACTACTGGACCTGTTACCGAGGATTTTGAAGAGCCATCTGCTCCGAGTAATTATAATGAGGCCAGGATTAAAGTTATTGGTGTGGGAGGTGGTGGATCAAATGCTGTGAACCGTATGATAGAGAGTGAAATGTCAGGTGTTGAGTTTTGGATTGTGAACACTGATATCCAGGCTATGAGAATGTCTCCTGTTTTACCAGATAATAGGTTACAAATTGGTAAGGAGTTGACTAGGGGTTTAGGTGCTGGAGGTAATCCAGAGATCGGTATGAATGCTGCTAGAGAGAGCAAAGAAGTTATTGAAGAAGCTCTTTATGGCTCAGATATGGTCTTTGTCACA GCTGGAATGGGTGGTGGAACTGGAACTGGTGCAGCCCCGGTAATTGCAGGAATTGCCAAAGCGATGGGTATATTGACAGTTGGTATTGCAACAACGCCTTTCTCGTTTGAGGGTCGAAGAAGAACGGTTCAGGCTCAAGAAGGGCTTGCATCTCTTAGAGACAATGTTGACACGCTCATCGTCATTCCAAATGACAAGTTACTTACAGCTGTCTCTCAGTCTACTCCGGTAACTGAAGCATTTAATCTAGCTGATGATATACTCCGTCAGGGGGTTCGTGGGATATCTGATATCATTACG ATTCCTGGATTGGTGAATGTCGATTTTGCTGATGTGAGAGCTATAATGGCGAATGCGGGTTCTTCATTGATGGGAATAGGAACTGCAACAG GAAAGAGTCGGGCAAGAGATGCTGCACTAAATGCGATCCAATCACCTTTGTTAGATATTGGCATTGAGAGAGCCACTGGAATCGTTTGGAACATTACTGGTGGAAGTGACTTGACATTGTTTGAg GTGAATGCTGCTGCAGAAGTTATATATGATCTTGTCGATCCAACTGCCAATCTTATATTTGGTGCTGTTGTGGATCCAGCGCTCACCGGTCAA GTAAGCATAACCCTGATAGCTACGGGTTTCAAAcgacaagaagaaggagaaggacgAGCGGCTCAGATGGCACAAGCGGATGCTGCCTCAGTTGGAGCTACAAGAAGACCCTCTTCCTCCTTTAGAGAAAGCGGTTCAGTGGAGATCCCGgagttcttgaagaagaaaggtaGCTCTCGCTATCCCCGAGTCTGA
- the LOC104782037 gene encoding 1-(5-phosphoribosyl)-5-[(5-phosphoribosylamino)methylideneamino] imidazole-4-carboxamide isomerase, chloroplastic-like, with amino-acid sequence MRTLTSQLYFNGGGLAWFQKKNQSSLFTNHLRLSKPLKVQVVVSAVQFRPCIDIHKGKVKQIVGSTLSDLKEDGSVLVTNFESDKTAEEYAKMYKEDELTGGHVIMLGADPLSQASAIGALHAYPDDEF; translated from the exons ATGAGAACTTTGACCTCCCAGTTATACTTCAATGGTGGTGGTCTCGCTTGGTtccagaagaagaatcagagctCTCTGTTTACCAATCATCTCAGACTCTCTAAACCATTAAAGGTTCAGGTGGTTGTATCTGCTGTTCAATTCAGACCTTGCATCGACATCCACAAG GGAAAAGTGAAACAAATAGTTGGATCTACACTTAGTGACTTGAAAGAAGATGGTTCTGTTCTCGTTACGAATTTTGAATCTGACAAGACTGCGGAAGAGTATGCGAAGATGTACAAAGAAGATGAGCTTACGGGTGGTCATGTGATAATGCTTGGAGCAGACCCTTTAAGCCAAGCTTCAGCTATTGGAGCATTACATGCTTATCCAG ACGATGAATTCTAG
- the LOC104782041 gene encoding pentatricopeptide repeat-containing protein At2g36240-like: MRWKKKNVINLVTKSSHLPAPITPPSPEIYRLPNPPPKLPETSIPPTLTLSPSLKHSNFVNYLENNLPHHQTLTPQTLLGFLRSKLHHHSLFAHYDFAVFNWAATLDTFRHDHDSFLWMSRSLAATHRFDDLYRLLSFVAANPCPCSSGIFSCPELEPIFRSAIDAYCRAGKMDYALLGFDTMKRLIDGKPNVAVYNTVVNGYVKAGDMDKALRFYQRMGMERVKPDVCTFNILINGYCRSFKFDLALDLFREMKEKGCEPNVVSFNTLIRGFLSRGKIEEGVKMAYEMIELGCRFSEATCEILVDGLCREGRVDDACGLVMDLSNKRVLPSEFDYGSLVEKLCGENKADRAMDIVEELWKKGQTPCLIACTTLVEGLRKSGRTEKASGFMEKMMNAGILPDSVTFNLLLRDLCSSGHSIDANRLRLLASSRGYELDETTYHVLVSGFTKEGRKKEGEVLVNEMLDKDMLPDIFTYNKLMDGLSCAGKFSRKQVRLL; this comes from the coding sequence ATGAGATGGAAAAAGAAGAACGTTATCAATCTCGTCACAAAGTCCAGTCATCTCCCGGCGCCGATCACTCCGCCGTCGCCGGAGATTTACCGATTACCTAACCCTCCACCTAAACTCCCGGAGACTTCAATCCCTCCGACTCTtactctctctccatctctcaaACACTCCAATTTCGTCAATTACCTCGAGAACAATCTCCCTCACCACCAAACCCTAACTCCACAAACTCTCCTCGGGTTCCTCCGTTCGAAGCTCCATCACCATTCTCTCTTCGCTCATTATGACTTCGCCGTATTCAATTGGGCAGCTACGCTCGACACGTTCCGCCACGATCACGATTCTTTCCTCTGGATGTCGAGATCACTCGCCGCCACGCACCGGTTCGACGATCTCTACCGTCTCCTCTCTTTCGTAGCGGCGAATCCGTGTCCGTGTTCCTCAGGTATCTTCTCTTGTCCAGAGCTCGAACCTATTTTCCGATCCGCCATTGATGCCTACTGTAGAGCTGGGAAAATGGATTATGCTTTGTTAGGGTTTGATACTATGAAGAGATTGATCGATGGTAAACCAAATGTTGCGGTTTATAACACTGTTGTGAATGGTTATGTGAAAGCTGGTGATATGGATAAGGCTTTAAGGTTTTATCAGAGGATGGGGATGGAAAGGGTAAAGCCAGATGTATGCACGTTTAACATCCTCATCAATGGCTACTGCAGGAGTTTTAAGTTTGATTTGGCATTGGATTTGTTCAGGGAGATGAAGGAGAAAGGTTGTGAACCGAATGTGGTTAGCTTCAACACTCTGATTAGAGGGTTTTTGAGCAGGGGTAAAATCGAGGAAGGTGTCAAAATGGCTTATGAGATGATTGAGCTAGGTTGTAGATTCTCGGAAGCCACTTGTGAGATTCTGGTTGATGGGTTGTGTAGAGAAGGTCGGGTTGATGATGCTTGTGGATTGGTGATGGATCTTTCGAACAAGAGGGTTTTACCGAGTGAGTTTGATTACGGTAGTTTAGTTGAGAAACTCTGTGGAGAAAACAAGGCGGATAGAGCAATGGATATAGTGGAGGAGCTGTGGAAGAAAGGTCAAACCCCATGTTTGATAGCTTGTACTACACTTGTTGAAGGGTTGAGGAAATCAGGAAGAACAGAGAAAGCATCAGGATttatggagaagatgatgaatgcAGGAATCCTTCCCGATAGTGTGACCTTTAACTTGCTTCTTCGGGATCTATGCAGTTCTGGTCATTCGATTGACGCAAACAGATTGAGACTTTTGGCATCAAGCAGAGGATATGAACTCGATGAGACAACGTACCATGTTTTGGTTTCAGGATTCACGAAAGAAGGGAGAAAAAAGGAAGGAGAAGTTCTAGTGAACGAGATGTTGGATAAAGATATGCTGCCTGATATCTTTACATATAATAAATTGATGGATGGCTTGTCCTGTGCCGGAAAATTCTCAAGAAAGCAAGTCCGactgttgtaa
- the LOC104782039 gene encoding uncharacterized protein LOC104782039: MHQVDLESFVSSVCVGGSDHRKIACETLAPDEPTIPPYYSNSAVSPNDFPPQSYFLSNDADQLEWLSGNAYFDRQDSQRGNSGILNPNQQHTNTSSQRFLLKSKASIIGLPKPQNTCFNEAKQRRHHGGKKNKVVLRRVGSRTKTDSTSVREPSSPKVSCIGTVRSRRERSRRMQRQKSNRVEPTNRVKKSGFMASFRAIFRIKGGCKDVSARGSHGASSRKQDIRNRLPKEAVAKSSSSGDGGEQVVVPVPGLGGMTRFASGRRADLLDGGGC; the protein is encoded by the coding sequence ATGCACCAAGTCGATCTAGAATCCTTTGTTTCTTCAGTATGCGTCGGTGGCTCCGACCACCGAAAGATCGCATGTGAGACCCTCGCCCCCGACGAACCGACGATCCCACCTTACTACAGCAACTCCGCCGTGAGTCCGAACGATTTCCCGCCGCAATCTTACTTCTTGTCAAACGATGCTGATCAGCTCGAGTGGCTAAGCGGCAACGCCTACTTTGATCGTCAAGATTCACAGAGAGGCAACTCAGGGATACTCAATCCAAACCAACAACACACGAACACGAGCTCGCAACGGTTTTTACTTAAATCCAAAGCGTCGATCATCGGTTTACCTAAACCGCAAAATACTTGTTTCAACGAGGCTAAGCAACGGCGACACCACGGCGGCAAGAAGAACAAGGTCGTCTTGAGACGGGTCGGGTCACGAACAAAGACGGATAGTACTTCGGTTCGCGAACCTTCTTCTCCTAAGGTCTCTTGCATCGGGACAGTGAGATCCAGAAGAGAACGCAGCCGCCGTATGCAACGCCAGAAATCGAATCGGGTCGAACCGACTAACCGGGTTAAGAAATCCGGGTTTATGGCGAGTTTCAGAGCCATCTTCAGGATCAAAGGCGGATGCAAAGACGTGTCGGCGCGTGGGTCTCACGGGGCGTCGAGCAGGAAACAAGACATCAGGAACCGGCTCCCGAAGGAAGCTGTTGcgaagtcttcttcttctggtgacGGCGGAGAGCAGGTGGTGGTACCTGTACCCGGTTTGGGTGGGATGACGCGTTTCGCTTCCGGAAGAAGAGCGGATTTGTTGGATGGTGGGGGATGTTGA